A window of the Henckelia pumila isolate YLH828 chromosome 3, ASM3356847v2, whole genome shotgun sequence genome harbors these coding sequences:
- the LOC140892124 gene encoding cation-dependent phenylpropanoid and flavonoid 8-O-methyltransferase 1-like — MEDKAKATRSPVDKGLLQTHDLYKYILETSVYPLESELLKELRAITLNHPRALMATAPDAGQLMAMLLKLVNAKKTIEIGVFTGYSLLLTALTIPDDGKITAIDLDRNSYEIGLPVIEKAGVKHKINFIESKALPVLDKLLEDPNNHGTFDFAFVDADKANYANYHEKLLVLLKPAGIVIYDNTLWGGTVAMPEDSVPADRLATRNVAIEFNKYLAADTRVQISQVPLGDGITICRRL; from the exons ATGGAGGATAAGGCGAAGGCTACAAGGTCTCCTGTGGATAAAGGATTGCTGCAAACTCATGATCTGTACAAG TATATACTGGAGACAAGTGTGTATCCACTCGAATCGGAACTTCTAAAGGAGCTTCGTGCCATCACTTTGAATCATCCTCG GGCACTCATGGCTACGGCACCAGATGCAGGCCAACTGATGGCCATGCTCCTGAAGTTAGTTAATGCGAAAAAGACGATTGAAATTGGAGTCTTTACTGGATATTCCCTTCTCCTAACCGCCCTTACAATTCCTGATGATGGAAAG ATTACAGCCATAGACCTCGATCGGAACAGTTACGAGATTGGTTTACCTGTCATCGAAAAGGCTGGGGTCAAGCACAAGATCAATTTTATCGAGTCTAAGGCTCTTCCGGTCCTTGATAAACTATTAGAAGAT CCTAATAACCATGGCACTTTCGACTTTGCTTTCGTTGATGCGGACAAAGCCAATTATGCGAATTACCACGAGAAATTACTGGTTCTTTTGAAACCCGCGGGCATTGTCATCTACGATAACACGCTCTGGGGAGGGACGGTTGCAATGCCTGAGGACTCTGTTCCCGCAGACAGGTTGGCCACGAGGAATGTTGCCATCGAGTTCAACAAATACCTTGCTGCTGATACTCGCGTGCAAATATCTCAAGTCCCCCTTGGTGACGGGATTACTATTTGCAGGCGTCTCTGA
- the LOC140887573 gene encoding uncharacterized protein, with amino-acid sequence MKKSKFLQNPKDMLSRSFNPAKCKTSLRLAGSRLKLLRNKKEVQVKQMRREIAPLLESGQDRTARIRVEHVIREEKMMAAYDLLEIYCELIVSRLPIIESQKNIPIDLKEAIASLVFASPRCGDVPELLDIRKHFTAKYGKDFTTAAIELRPECGVGRMLVEKLSAVAPDGQTKIKILSAIAEEHNVNWDPKSFDEKDPVPTNDLLSGPSTFGKASTLYAEAPRAGDPDIQAPPPSSDNKIHSTTFNVSQQGPKTLIGTENISSAQNHGISLASQSETKPPGDKKTQLFQDYESSLDRQRWNMEFKDATTAAQAAAESAERASMAARAAAELSNRDRIMRQNSSSEGHVSINEGRENYETSKFASKPFPDDSASKPFVEESEPRREQVNRYDEKTSGSFKGQGRGKTKEYVQSTSLKSKASKDNDTKDHDVVAAGAHSQKNSFKVSRGEMSMKKQSFVYEDENTNDWPEKSENFREERIGKQSSVNFSRSDSNISDDVNIFADSDDRKFGHVAGEDSFVDIGMKKQSIKYDFESTNDWPEKSKHFMEERIVQLPSGNSSRAHSIISDVDNIFVNSKDQTFRHEVDEDPFVGSKGSIPGEASQISTHDTDAAVFDKSDSESDGGYDFGTTYDERESVFHLPSKFPEKSSVNSDSWNPISGSTKILQPNASSLFSIRKNSSPDLSENLVAKDASEMDSNMSVKFDYSDGPSSESDDGMNMLGHTVKQDSRNISSTQNSSSRSVRSEIKDKSRKSLGSPLREKRYSGFGRKQALSSDDELTSEEIFKEREQGKSASPGKLCFQKSSAGKKKEYSGFGKRQSSLLSDDELMSEEILEGSGQGKSNPSEKLSFRKSSSGKPPSRYEQSQIESIEHGDESNSDSGEGLNFRKLTGGFRHKGYNQPSYLKNRLGGQSLLKKETEDAATSNVRSISPPAVESPRINKMFGHKKGTKIPVLSSDSDSSSEEEEYIQKSSGHRKGRVTPNAAAEVNKKSSLGASRSNYGSSNNDLDDDALEESHTRKNHVRSGLSRRTKGPSSSAKPSSLPNTSWNESETPDSDAARHRKSKVSGISENQQESESQRKNSKKLENYERPTSPNVPYKPAKSNFWAPPEQPTSAKAAHGTLYESKMRLKSEALDDDASDDRKPVKTRHKKSQVLDSDEEDEKTSTRTNTSETPRKLESERKSTVNWENSERPTSTKGDSKPARSSVFSPPKQHKVASKPSQPSFMGTPEQPNSSKPTTSTASEPRTSQTKAETSVSNENPKSATLNKTNSNNGDGSQKASHVHPKLPDYDIFVQAFRKNRT; translated from the exons ATGAAGAAATCAAAGTTTCTGCAGAATCCGAAGGATATGCTTTCCAGGAGCTTCAACCCGGCCAAGTG CAAGACATCGCTGAGGCTGGCGGGATCAAGGCTGAAGCTGTTGAGGAACAAGAAAGAAGTTCAAGTCAAACAGATGAGAAGGGAAATAGCACCGTTGCTTGAGTCTGgtcaggatcggacggcccgaattCGA GTCGAACATGTCATCAGGGAAGAGAAGATGATGGCTGCATACGATCTCCTCGAGATTTACTGTGAACTGATTGTTTCACGTTTGCCCATTATTGAATCGCAAAA AAATATCCCCATTGACCTGAAAGAAGCAATTGCAAGTTTAGTTTTTGCATCACCAAGATGTGGAGATGTACCTGAACTTCTAGACATCAGGAAGCATTTCACTGCAAAATACGGGAAAGATTTCACAACTGCAGCTATAGAACTACGTCCAGAATGTGGTGTCGGCCGCATG TTGGTTGAGAAGTTATCGGCAGTGGCACCAGATGGACAgaccaaaattaaaattctaagtGCTATTGCAGAGGAGCATAATGTCAATTGGGATCCTAAATCATTTGATGAGAAAGATCCAGTACCGACAAATGACTTGCTG AGTGGCCCAAGTACATTTGGGAAGGCGAGTACTCTATATGCTGAAGCACCTCGTGCTGGAGATCCAGATATCCAAGCTCCCCCTCCCTCTAGTGACAACAAGATACATAGTACAACATTTAATGTCTCCCAGCAGGGTCCCAAAACGTTAATTGGAACAGAAAATATCTCTTCTGCACAAAATCATGGGATCAGCCTAGCTTCCCAATCAGAAACAAAGCCCCCTG GTGACAAGAAGACGCAATTGTTTCAAGACTATGAGTCCTCATTGGATAGACAGAGGTGGAATATGGAATTCAAAGATGCTACTACTGCGGCACAGGCAGCTGCTGAATCTGCCGAACGAGCTAGTATGGCAGCTAGAGCTGCTGCAGAACTTTCGAACCGTGATAGAATTATGAGGCAAAATTCCTCTTCAGAGGGCCACGTTTCAATAAATGAAGGTCGTGAAAACTATGAAACATCAAAATTTGCAAGTAAACCATTCCCTGATGATTCTGCAAGCAAACCTTTTGTGGAAGAGAGTGAGCCACGGAGGGAGCAAGTTAATAGGTATGATGAGAAGACTTCGGGTAGTTTCAAGGGGCAAGGTCGTGGGAAAACAAAGGAATATGTCCAGTCAACTTCTTTAAAATCTAAAGCTTCAAAAGATAATGATACAAAGGATCACGATGTCGTAGCTGCAGGTGCACATTCTCAAAAGAACTCTTTCAAGGTTTCTAGAGGTGAAATGAGCATGAAGAAACAGTCTTTCGTGTATGAAGATGAGAACACTAATGATTGGCCAgagaaatctgagaattttagAGAAGAAAGGATTGGAAAACAATCCAGCGTCAACTTTTCTAGATCTGATTCTAACATTTCTGATGATGTGAATATTTTTGCGGACTCCGATGACCGAAAGTTTGGGCATGTTGCTGGTGAGGATTCTTTTGTGGATATTGGTATGAAGAAACAGTCTATCAAGTATGATTTTGAGTCCACTAATGACTGGCCAGAGAAATCCAAGCATTTTATGGAAGAAAGGATTGTGCAACTGCCTAGTGGAAACTCTTCTCGTGCCCATTCTATCATTTCTGATGTTGATAACATTTTTGTGAACTCCAAGGACCAAACTTTTCGGCATGAGGTTGACGAGGATCCTTTTGTGGGTAGCAAGGGAAGCATTCCTGGTGAAGCCTCCCAGATAAGCACCCACGATACTGATGCCGCAGTTTTTGACAAGTCTGATTCAGAGAGTGATGGTGGGTATGATTTTGGCACTACATATGATGAGCGAGAGTCTGTATTCCATTTGCCATCGAAATTTCCTGAGAAGTCCTCAGTAAATTCTGATTCATGGAACCCTATATCTGGCTCAACCAAAATCTTGCAGCCCAACGCCTCATCATTGTTTTCTATTAGAAAAAACTCATCGCCTGATCTTTCTGAAAATTTAGTAGCTAAAGATGCTTCAGAAATGGATAGTAATATGTCTGTGAAATTTGACTATTCCGATGGACCAAGTTCTGAAAGTGATGATGGCATGAATATGTTGGGACACACTGTGAAGCAAGACTCGAGAAATATTTCAAGTACACAAAATAGTAGCAGTCGGTCAGTTAGATCAGAAATTAAAGATAAAAGCAGAAAATCACTTGGGTCACCGTTAAGGGAAAAGAGATATTCAGGATTTGGCAGAAAACAAGCACTTTCATCTGATGATGAATTGACGTCCGAGGAAATTTTCAAGGAAAGAGAACAAGGAAAAAGTGCTTCTCCAGGAAAGTTATGCTTTCAGAAATCCTCTGCTGGTAAGAAAAAGGAATATTCAGGATTTGGCAAAAGACAGTCGTCCCTGTTGTCTGACGATGAATTAATGTCTGAGGAAATTCTGGAGGGAAGTGGCCAAGGAAAAAGTAATCCTTCAGAGAAGCTTAGTTTTCGGAAATCCTCTTCTGGCAAGCCACCCTCTAGATATGAGCAGTCTCAGATTGAATCCATTGAACATGGAGATGAATCTAATTCAGATAGTGGAGAGGGTCTAAATTTTAGAAAACTCACTGGTGGTTTTCGTCACAAGGGCTATAACCAGCCATCTTATTTGAAGAATCGGTTGGGTGGGCAATCATTGTTGAAGAAAGAGACGGAGGATGCTGCCACCTCAAATGTAAGATCCATTTCTCCTCCTGCTGTTGAGAGTCCCCGGATAAACAAAATGTTCGGTCATAAAAAGGGGACAAAAATACCAGTTCTCTCCTCGGATTCAGATAGTAGTTCCGAGGAGGAAGAATATATACAAAAGAGTTCTGGTCACAGGAAAGGGCGAGTTACTCCTAATGCAGCAGCAGAAGTTAATAAAAAATCAAGTTTAGGAGCTTCTCGCTCAAATTATGGTTCTTCTAACAATGATTTAGATGACGATGCTCTGGAGGAGTCCCATACTAGAAAAAACCATGTGCGAAGTGGGCTTTCTCGACGAACAAAAGGTCCTTCATCCAGTGCTAAACCAAGTTCTCTTCCCAATACTTCGTGGAATGAATCTGAAACTCCTGATTCTGATGCTGCTAGGCACAGAAAATCCAAAGTGTCTGGCATTTCTGAAAACCAACAAGAATCCGAGTCTCAGAGGAAGAACTCTAAAAAATTGGAAAATTATGAGCGACCAACCTCACCAAACGTGCCTTACAAGCCAGCTAAATCAAATTTCTGGGCACCTCCTGAGCAGCCCACCTCAGCAAAAGCAGCTCATGGTACATTGTATGAGTCCAAAATGAGACTCAAGTCTGAAGCGCTTGATGATGATGCTAGCGATGACAGAAAACCTGTCAAAACACGCCATAAGAAGTCTCAAGTGCTTGATTCTGATGAAGAGGATGAAAAAACGTCTACAAGAACCAACACTTCTGAGACTCCACGGAAACTGGAATCTGAAAGGAAGAGCACTGTGAACTGGGAAAATTCCGAACGCCCCACCTCTACGAAAGGGGATTCTAAGCCAGCTAGATCAAGTGTGTTCTCACCTCCTAAGCAGCACAAAGTGGCTTCTAAGCCTAGTCAGCCAAGTTTTATGGGGACACCAGAGCAACCTAACTCTTCGAAACCAACTACCTCGACAGCTAGTGAGCCTAGAACCTCTCAGACGAAGGCAGAGACTTCAGTTAGCAACGAAAATCCGAAGTCAGCAACTTTGAACAAGACTAATTCAAATAATGGTGATGGCTCTCAGAAAGCTAGCCATGTTCATCCAAAACTCCCCGATTATGATATCTTCGTACAAGCTTTTCGGAAGAATCGTACTTGA